The following coding sequences are from one Ursus arctos isolate Adak ecotype North America unplaced genomic scaffold, UrsArc2.0 scaffold_23, whole genome shotgun sequence window:
- the LMNTD2 gene encoding LOW QUALITY PROTEIN: lamin tail domain-containing protein 2 (The sequence of the model RefSeq protein was modified relative to this genomic sequence to represent the inferred CDS: deleted 2 bases in 1 codon) yields MASESCQEAKEAEKEAPLSLVDQEPVNGHLEPPAGTPQEPVAPSCPQDTKPSSTRVVFSVNLQSAPESLDPGTLRLLWRQRELEIQALRWAIQNHHDARHCHILHEVAGLPPERSACNQEKVLQNQVQKLTLQLKEQKEQAQLEKSQLEERLLQTMTMMQQLEAELQAFQKSCLLQLAHHSWVGRILRSSTGSVEVVTAETLMDFSDLSESEQGPSTGEGFRLEDVDWNSIAQRYPNLFINIESNSDQKTVAHRHPRPLPPPQAPLSDEWGSELRRHCMEQRLKSVEWSSLPLMSTSSSGGVDSDSSSDQLAERYRVRKVSGHPTCTPGPSSSDLTEAPSDFSREMQTQPKGGVVSPVPPQGCDLCVPQQLSLPNSPEHGLRPLQSCPQGLGWSWMIPAAAYALRLQYLPPPPVLGVIPPLPSASRVQPSCSGPAPRSCSCPEGTLRVLQVWPRRSRPQWMLHVEVLLPTGLLSLDLRKAHQDQPGKTVLTRESCVGPEHPHSGCRWSPTGSCLKIVAVNGRERFVRVLNQSLEETADLGGLTLQQRVRDFPVCMYRFPPGTLLAPRHHVTVWGEGPCNTKRQLPSTLGQEPVHFHSRRGCVTLLLSPKGEVLSEHRDPHCVSPVSRIFADNTDLSIDRFPLSEAESAADTCEQRPGPQPSRAGTVREARARRRRPGTRGLLPRLSTGKIFRSREVPAPSEAAETLAPELLPAIPGERAVTRRAGGPAPSLTVPADAGLCLEDCQARTEHRVRVSARAVPRPLASAPAPPCAGRGAPPLSPPAPRPSQAPRPQVCRKSVDRSCPMVALSVQSTAESKYGFRFLPCPPVTTDLKARVEGWRAARGWAPGTEGPRWERVVEAGRAGRIID; encoded by the exons ATGGCCTCTGAGTCTTGCCAAGAGGctaaagaagctgagaaagaggCTCCCTTATCCCTGGTGGACCAAGAGCCGGTCAATGGCCACCTGGAGCCTCCAGCTGGCACACCCCAAGAGCCAGTGGCTCCCTCATGCCCACAGGACACCAAGCCCAGCTCTACACGGGTGGTCTTCTCTGTCAACCTGCA GTCGGCCCCTGAGTCGCTGGACCCTGGCACCCTGCGGCTGCTGTGGCGTCAACGGGAACTAGAGATCCAGGCCCTGCGGTGGGCCATCCAGAACCACCATGATGCCCGGCACTGCCACATCCTGCACGAGGTAGCTGGACTTCCACCTGAGAG gagTGCATGCAATCAGGAAAAGGTCCTGCAGAACCAGGTGCAAAAGCTGACTCTGCAGTTGAAAGAGCAGAAGGAACAGGCCCAGCTG GAGAAGTCCCAGCTGGAGGAGCGTCTGCTGCAGACCATGACCATGATGCAGCAGCTGGAGGCTGAGCTGCAGGCCTTCCAGAAGtcctgcctcctgcagctggCCCACCACTCCTGGGTGGGTCGCATACTGCGGTCTTCCACCGGCAGTGTGGAG gtggtaACTGCAGAGACCCTGATGGACTTTAGCGACCTCTCTGAGAGTGAACAGGGCCCCTCCACTGGGGAG GGTTTCCGGCTGGAGGATGTGGACTGGAACAGCATTGCCCAGCGGTATCCCAACCTCTTCATCAACATTGAGTCCAACTCAGACCAAAAG ACTGTGGCCCACAGGCACCCAcggcccctgccacccccacaggCCCCACTGTCGGACGAGTGGGGCTCAGAGCTGCGCAGACATTGCATGGAACAGCGTCTCAAGAGTGTCGAGTGGAGTTCCCTGCCCTTGATGAGCACTAGCAGCTCAGGGGGCGTGGACTCCGACTCCAGCAGCGACCAGCTGGCTGAGCGTTATCGCGTTCGGAAGGTGTCGGGACACCCAACCTGCACGCCAGGCCCCAGTTCTTCTGACCTGACAGAGGCACCCTCGGACTTCAGCAGGGAAATGCAGACACAGCCTAAAGGTGGAGTGGTCTCCCCAGTTCCCCCCCAAGGCTGTGATCTCTGTGTCCCCCAACAGCTTAGTCTTCCCAACAGCCCAGAGCACGGC CTGAGGCCTCTTCAGTCTTGTCCCCAGGGGTTAGGGTGGTCTTGGATGATCCCTGCTGCTGCCTATGCACTCCGGCTCCaatatctgccccccccccccgtacttGGAGTTATCCCTCCGCTTCCCTCAGCCTCCAGGGTCCAGCCCTCCTGCTCTGGACCGGCCCCCCGGAGCTGCTCCTGTCCCGAGGGCACCCTCAGAGTGCTGCAGGTCTGGCCTCGCAGGAGTCGTCCACAGTGGATGCTCCATGTGGAGGTACTCCTTCCAACAGGTCTCCTTTCCCTGGATCTCCGGAAAGCCCACCAGGACCAGCCTGGCAAGACTGTCCTGACCAGGGAGTCCTGTGTGGGTCCCGAGCATCCGCATTCCGGGTGCCGCTGGAG CCCAACGGGTTCCTGCCTTAAGATCGTGGCCGTTAATGGCCGGGAGAGGTTTGTGCGCGTCCTGAACCAGTCGCTGGAGGAGACTGCAGACCTGGGCGGCCTGACGCTGCAGCAGCGAGTGCGCGACTTCCCTGTGTGCATGTACCGCTTCCCGCCTGGCACGCTGCTGGCGCCGCGGCACCATGTCACG GTTTGGGGCGAGGGGCCGTGCAACACCAAGCGGCAGCTGCCCTCGACCTTGGGCCAGGAGCCCGTGCACTTCCACTCCAGACGGGGATGTGTGACTCTCCTCCTGAGCCCCAAGGGCGAG GTCTTGAGCGAGCATCGGGACCCCCACTGCGTGTCCCCCGTCTCGAGGATCTTCGCGGACAACACCGATTTGTCCATAGACCGCTTCCCGCTCTCAGAGGCCGAATCTGCGGCTGACACCTGCGAGCAGAGGCCCGGGCCTCAACCCTCGCGCGCGGGCACGGTGCGGGAGGCCCGGGCCAGACGTCGGAGGCCCGG GACGCGGGGCCTTCTCCCCCGGCTGAGCACCGGCAAGATCTTCCGCTCGCGAGAGGTGCCAGCGCCGTCCGAGGCCGCCGAGACCCTCGCGCCGGAGCTCCTGCCCGCCATCCCGGGTGAGCGCGCCGTGACGCGGAGGGCGGGCGGCCCGGCCCCATCCCTAACTGTTCCCGCAGACGCTGGGCTGTGCCTCGAGGACTGCCAGGCTAGGACGGAGCACAGGGTCCGGGTGAGTGCGCGCGCCGTCCCGCgccccctggcctctgcccctgccccgccctgcGCCGGCCGCggagcccctcccctctccccgccaGCGCCGCGCCCCTCTCAGGCTCCGCGCCCCCAGGTTTGCCGGAAGAGCGTGGACCGGAGCTGCCCGATGGTGGCGCTGTCGGTGCAGAGCACGGCTGAGAGCAAATACGGCTTCCGCTTCCTCCCCTGCCCGCCGGTCACCACGGACCTGAAAGCgcgggtggaggggtggagggcagcGCGGGGGTGGGCACCTGGGACCGAGGGGCCGCGCTGGGAGAGAGTCGTGGAGGCAGGCCGTGCCGGCCGCATAATTGATTGA